CAAGTAAAAAAGAAGCCCGCCAGTGACGGGCTTCTTTTTTATACAAGTAACGGTAATTTCATAACAGCCTCTTCAACCGAACGCACTATATGATTTGCTTTCTCCTTTACATATGGATGGGCATGATGAAGAGTAAATGAATGCGGGGTTACTTCAAACATAGAAATATCATTGAAAGAATCTCCAATACAAGCAACTTCATTTGCTTCAATTTGCAAATGATCCATTAGTCGCTTTAGAGCACTCCCCTTACTCACGCCTCTTGGCATAATATCAACATAGCGTTTACCTGATATAAAAACTTCCGCTTCGCCTTGAAACGTATCTCGTAGCTCTTGATCTAACGTCACAATTTTCTCTTCTTCTCCAAAAACAAACAATTTTGCAGGGTGTACAGTCTTACCAAACTCTTCTTCTAACGCTTCAATTTCAGCGATATGCACGCCCATATACGCTTCAAAATTATGGTGATGTTCATTCTTCCTTTTTGTATATCGCTGCTCGTTTGCACAAACAATATCCGCTAGTCCTTTTTTATGTATATATCGATATATTTCCTGGGCAACCACATTTTCAAAACTCGATTCATGAAATAAATTTCCATCCGGAAGCAACATTGTCGCTCCATTTAAGCCAGTTGTGTAATATGGGAATGAAAACCTTTTTACAACTTCATCAATTCTGTGTGTAAAGCGGCCAGAGGCAAAACAAATATTTGTCCCTTTCTCAGCTAACCAACACAGCGCACGTTCATCTTCTTTTTGCATATGATTCACATCGTAAACGAGCGTGTCATCTAAATCACTTACAAATAATTTAATCATGTCCTCTTCCCCTTCCATACACAATATCTACTCTAAGTGTACACAAAAAATGTTTGATTTTTGTTAAAAAATAATAAATTTTTGCTAAAAAAAATAAACGGGTGTATAATCCCGTTTATTTTTGTCTTTTTACATTTTGAGGTCTTACAATACTTGGTCGTACTTTTAAACTAGACATCGTTGGACGGAGTAAAATTTTTGTTAATGCGCCCCAATCAAATGGTAAAAACGGCCATAAATAAGGTGTTTGTAAACTTTTTATAGACGTTAAAAATAAAATTAATATCGTCATACCAATTACAAATCCCATCTCATGGAAGAGGCCTGTTAAAATAATAACAAACAATTTCCCAACCTTATTCCCTAATCCTAATTCATAACTCGGTGTTGCATATGCACCAATCATCGAAACTGCTACATACAAAATTACTTCTGGCACAAACAAACCTACATCAATTGCAATTTGACCAATTAATATAGCGGAAATCAACCCTGCTGCAGACGATAACGGCGTTGGAGTATGAATGGCTGCCATCCTTAAAAACTCAAGTCCGACCTCTGCCATTAACACCTGTAATAAAATTGGTAAATGCGTCATCTTAGTCGGTCCAATAAAAGCAAGATTTGCTGGCAAAAGAGTTGGATCAAATACAAACACTAACCAAAATGGTAATAAAAATAACGAGAATATAACACCTAAAAAGCGCACCCAGCGTAAAAATGTACCGACAGCTGGATTTTGTCTAAACTCTTCCGCGTGCTGTAAATGATGAAAATATGTTGTCGGTGTAATCATAGCACTTGGCGATGTGTCAACAAGTACTAACACATGTCCTTCTAGTAGATGATTTGCTGCTACATCTGGCCTTTCTGTATATCGAATAAGTGGAAATGGGTTATAGCTTTGCTTTACAACAAATTCTTCTACTGTTTTATCCGCCATCGTAATTCCATCTACATCGATGTTATTTAATTCTTGTTTTATAATCTTTACTAAATCTGGATTTGCAACATCTTGAACGTATGTAATGCAAATATCCGTTTGTGATCTATCTCCTACTCGAACCATTTCATTTCGAAGACGTGGATCTCGAATTCTTCTACGGATTAATGCTGTATTTACAACGATATTTTCAACAAATCCATCCCTTGCACCGCGTACTACCTTTTCGGTATCTGGTTCTGTCGGCGTTCGCCCTGGATAACTACGAACATCGATTGCAAACGCTTCCGTTTCACCTTCCACAAATATC
This DNA window, taken from Bacillus cereus ATCC 14579, encodes the following:
- a CDS encoding Cof-type HAD-IIB family hydrolase, coding for MEGEEDMIKLFVSDLDDTLVYDVNHMQKEDERALCWLAEKGTNICFASGRFTHRIDEVVKRFSFPYYTTGLNGATMLLPDGNLFHESSFENVVAQEIYRYIHKKGLADIVCANEQRYTKRKNEHHHNFEAYMGVHIAEIEALEEEFGKTVHPAKLFVFGEEEKIVTLDQELRDTFQGEAEVFISGKRYVDIMPRGVSKGSALKRLMDHLQIEANEVACIGDSFNDISMFEVTPHSFTLHHAHPYVKEKANHIVRSVEEAVMKLPLLV
- the spoVAF gene encoding spore germination protein SpoVAF → MTKPKKVDIPISTFISDNENYLKQTVGLGVTYDVGIRKFQILNKEIGVLFVNGLCDTNYIIPILEEAVDTNEIRDVEEDTVKLLENRLIHQQVSKVKTMDEVMLQVLSGLIVIFVEGETEAFAIDVRSYPGRTPTEPDTEKVVRGARDGFVENIVVNTALIRRRIRDPRLRNEMVRVGDRSQTDICITYVQDVANPDLVKIIKQELNNIDVDGITMADKTVEEFVVKQSYNPFPLIRYTERPDVAANHLLEGHVLVLVDTSPSAMITPTTYFHHLQHAEEFRQNPAVGTFLRWVRFLGVIFSLFLLPFWLVFVFDPTLLPANLAFIGPTKMTHLPILLQVLMAEVGLEFLRMAAIHTPTPLSSAAGLISAILIGQIAIDVGLFVPEVILYVAVSMIGAYATPSYELGLGNKVGKLFVIILTGLFHEMGFVIGMTILILFLTSIKSLQTPYLWPFLPFDWGALTKILLRPTMSSLKVRPSIVRPQNVKRQK